The genomic region ACACCGCCGCAACGCAGGCGCCGGACACGCGGCGGGAGTTCACCGGGCCGAAACGCGAGGACGAACGCCCCGGAAACACCGCGACGGCACGGTGAGCGCCGACCGGATCGACCGGGTCGCCCCTCGACCCCGAACCCTTCAGGAGGTTGCCGTGGTCAACACCGGCGACACCGCCTGGATCCTCACCAGCGCGGCCCTCGTGCTGCTGATGACCCCAGGCCTCGCGCTCTTCTACGGCGGCATGGTCCGTGCCAAGAGCGTGCTGAACATGATGATGATGAGCTTCGGGGCGTTGGCACTGATCAGCGTCCTGTGGGTCCTCTACGGCTATTCGGTCGCCTTCGGCGACGACGTCGGCCTCGGCCTGCTCGGGAACCCGGCGGAGTTCTTCGGCCTCGCGGGCCTCATGGAGGACACCACCAGCGCCGACGGCGGGCTCCCGGCGATGGCGTTCGTCGGCTTCCAGGCCGTCTTCGCCATCATCACCGTCGCGTTGATCTCCGGTGCGATCGCCGACCGCGCCAGGTTCGGCGCGTGGATGGTCTTCGCCGGCGTCTGGGCGACGATCGTCTACTTCCCGGTCGCCCACTGGGTCTTCGACTTCACCCTCACCGACGACGGCACGGTCACCCACACCGGCGGCTGGATCGCCAACGACCTGGCGGCGATCGACTTCGCCGGTGGCACCGCAGTGCACATCAACGCCGGTGCGGCCGGCCTGGCGCTCGCCCTGGTCCTGGGCAGGCGCCGGGGCTTCGGCCGCGAGGCCATGCGCCCGCACAACCTGCCCCTGGTGATGATCGGTGCCGGACTGCTGTGGTTCGGCTGGTTCGGCTTCAACGGCGGCTCGGCGCTGGCCGCCAACAACACCGCCTCGGTCGCCTGGGTGAACACCCTCGTCGCCACCGCTGCGGCCACGCTGGGCTGGCTGCTGGTGGAGAAGCTCCGTGACGGTCACTCGACCTCGCTGGGTGCCGCCTCGGGTGTCGTCGCCGGGCTGGTCGCCATCACGCCCGCGTGCTCCTCGGTCTCGCCGATCGGCGCGATCGTCGTCGGCGCCGTCGCCGGTGCGCTCTGCGCCCTGGCCGTGGGCCTGAAGTACCGGCTCGGGTACGACGACTCGCTCGACGTCGTCGGTGTCCACCTCGTCGGTGGGCTCTGGGGCACGATCGCCGTCGGGTTCCTCGCCACGGCCGAGGCCCCTGCCGGCATCGACGGACTCCTCTACGGCGGTGGCGTCGACCAGCTCTGGCGTCAGGCCGTCGGTGCGGTCGCCGTCCTCGCGTTCTCCTTCGTCCTTACCCTGGCAATCGGCATCGTCATCCAGAAGACGATGGGCTTCCGGATTCCCGAGGAGGACGAGGTCACCGGCATCGACACCGTCGTGCACGCGGAGTCCGGCTACGACTTCGCCTCGCTCGGCAGCAGCGGCTCCACTGCGCCACCGGCCGGCCAGGCGCGCGCCACATCGGCGGACATGGCCCGTAACACCGAGAGGACCCTGGCATGAAGCTGGTCACCGCGATCGTCAAGCCGTTCAAGCTCGACGACGTCAAGAACGCCCTCGAACTGATCGGCGTCGCCGGTCTGACCGTCAGCGAGGTCCAGGGCTTCGGCCGCCAGCGGGGTCACACCGAGGTCTACCGCGGGGCCGAGTACCAGGTGGACTTCGTCCCGAAGGTGCGCATCGAGGTCGTCGTCAGCGAGCTCGACGCCGCCCGCGTGGTCGACGCGGTGGTCGAGGCCGCCTCGACGGGTCAGATCGGCGACGGGAAGGTGTGGGTGACGACGATCGACGAGATCGTCCGGGTCCGCACCGGTGAACGCGGCGAGGACGCGGTGTGAGGGGGACACCCTGAACCCTCTGGCGCTGCCCGGGCTGACCCGCTCCGAGCGCGTCGACGCCGTCGACACGTGGCTGGGCGGACTGCTCGCCGACGCGGTCGCGGGCACGCCCCCGCCCGGGCCGCGCCGCGGTTCGGGTGGGCGGGGGATGGAGCAGCTGCCGACGGGCACCGACGGCGTCGCCCTGGTCGCCGTCGGCAGCCTCGGCCGCCGGGAACTGCCGCCCCACGGGGACCTCGACCTCGTGCTCGTCCACGAGGGCCGGCCGGAGATCGCCGCCATCGCCGACGCCCTCTGGTATCCCGTCTGGGACGCCGGACTCCGCCTGGACCACTCGGTGCGCTCGGTGTCCGAGGCGGTCGCGGTCGCCTCCACCGACGTCAAGGCCGGGCTCGGGCTCCTCGACGTCCGCCTCGTCGCCGGTGACGCGGAGCTCGCCGCGCGGCTGCGCACCGCCACCCTCGCCAGCTGGCGGCAGGCGGCGTGGAAGCTGCTGCCCCAGCTTCGCGACCTCCGCCGCGACCGCGCGCGCCGGCTCGGCGAACTCGCCTTCCTGCTCGAACCCGACCTCAAGGAGGCCTACGGGGGCTTGCGCGAAGGGCAGGTCCTGCGCGCCGTCGCCGCCGCCCAGCTCGGCGACGAGCCGGGCGCGGAGCCGGATCAGGCGTACGCGTTCCTGCTCGACGTGCGCGACGAGCTGCGCCGGCGCACCGGCCGGCCGCACGACGTGCTGATCCGCCAGGAGCAGCGCCCGGTGTCGGTCGCCCTCGGTCTGGCCGACGAGGACGCGCTGCTGCGCGAGGTGAGCCTGGCCGGACGGCGGCTGGCGTTCGTCGCCGACGAGACGTGGCGGCGGGTCGAGGCCGCGCTGGTCCGCCGTCCCCGCGGCCGGTACCGGCGGGTGCGCCGCGAGCCGCTGGCCGAGGGCGTCGTCCGGCAGGGCGACGAGGTGGTGCTCGCGCAGGGGGCGAAGCCGGTCGCCGATTCCGGGCTCCTGCTGCGCGCCGCCGCGGCCGCCGCGCGGGCCGACCTGCTGTTGTCGCCGTACACGCTCAAGGTGCTCGCCGTGCACAGCCCGCCGGTGCCCGAGCCGTGGCCGGCGGAGGTCCGCTGGTCGTTCCTGCGCCTGCTGGCCAGCGGGCGGGCCGCCGTTCCCGTGCTCGAGCAGCTGGACCAGGAGGGACTGCTCGTCCGGCTGCTGCCGGAGTGGGACCGGATCCGGTCCCTGCCGCAGCGGCATCCCTTTCACCGGTACACCGTGGACCGGCACCTGATCGAGGCCGCCGCGGCCGCCGCCGAGCTCACCCGCGACGTCGACCGTCCCGACCTGCTCCTGGTGGCGGCGCTGCTGCACGACATCGGCAAGGGCCGCCCGGGTGACCACAGCGAGGTCGGCGCGCCGATCGCTGCCGGGATCGGCGCGCGGATGGGATTCTCGGATCCGGACGTCGCGACCCTGGCCACCCTGGTGCGCCACCACCTGCTGCTGCCGGCGACCGCCACGCGGCGCGACATCGACGATCCCGCGACCATCGACCGGGTGGCGGCGACGATCGGTCACGACTCCGCCGTCCTCCATCTGCTGCACGCCCTGGCCCAGGCCGACGGCGCGGCGACCAGCGCGTCGGCCTGGTCCCCGTGGAAGGCCCACCTGGTCGCGGCGCTCGTGGCGCGGGTGCAGGCGAAGCTGGGCGGGAGCCCGGTGCCCGACGCGGAGCCGGTGCTGCACCCCGCCGAGGCGCAGGTGACCGCCCGCCCGCTGGGCGTCGCCGGGGCCGAGGGTGCGGTGACGGTCGGCATCGAGGACGTCGCCGACGGCCAGCAGGTGACGATCGGGGCCCCCGACCGGCCGGGCCTGCTGAGCACCTGTGCCGGCGTGCTGGCGCTCAACCAGCTCGACGTCCGCGCGGCCAAGATGTCGGTGGCGGACGGCTACGGCACCAGCGTCTTCGCCGTCCGCCCGCGCTTCGGTCGCGCCCCCGTGCCGGAGATCCTCGCGGACGCCGTCCGGGCCGCGCTGGAGGGAACGCTGCCGCTCGCCGACCGGTTGCGGCAGCGCGAGGCCGACTACCGGCAGGACGACGGCCGGACCGCGCCCCCGCGCATCTCGTGGCACAACAGCGAGGTGAGCGGTGCGGCGACCGGCATCGTCGAGGTGCGGGCCGCCGACCGGGCCGGACTGCTGTACCGGCTCACCGCGGCGATCGCGCGGGAGGGGCTGGACGTGACGTCGGCCCGGATCGAGACCCTGGGCGCGGATGCGGTCGACTGCTTCTACGTGTGCAACCCCTCAGGGTCGCCGGTCGAGCCCGAGCAACGCCGGCGGGTCGACGACGCGCTCGTGTCCGCGACGGTCGGGGTGGGTGTGGCCGGCGGGTTCGGCAAGGCCGACACGCCGGGTGGGTTCCGGTGAACTGTCGGTAGGGCGTGCGACGGTCGCGTGGACGGGGACGGAACGGTCCCCCTGCCGAGAGGAGCCCACGTGGACAGCCGACTGTGGCCCTGCCCCCCGTGCGGGGAGATCACCGAGTTCGTGCAGCCGCCCTGCGCCGACGGGCACACCGACGACGGCGGCGACTGCCCTGAGTGGGCGTGCGTGGGCTGTGGCTCGGCCGTGGTCCTGGGGGAGCTGTCGCTGGTGGCCGACGTCGTGCGCGCCCGCATCGCTGCCTGACACCTCGATACCCTGGGGTCAGGTGGTGCGGGGCTCCCGCATCCGTTGACCCCTGCGAGGACGTGCTGTGTTCGAGACCCTCTCCGACCGCCTGGACAAGGTCTTCACCGGCCTGCGCGGCAAAGGCCGCCTGACCGATGCCGACATCGACGCCACCGCGCGCGAGATCCGCATCGCGCTGCTGGAGGCCGACGTCGCCCTGCCCGTGGTCCGGGCCTTCATCGGCTCCGTCAAGGAACGGGCCCGGGGTGCTGAGGTCTCCGGTGCGCTGAACCCGGCGCAGCAGGTCATCAAGGTCGTCAACGAGGAGCTCGTCGGCATCCTCGGTGGCGAGACCCGCCGCATCCGGCTGGCCAAGCAGTCGCCGACGGTGATCATGCTGGCCGGTCTGCAGGGCTCCGGTAAGACGACGCTCGCGGGGAAGCTCGGCCGCTGGCTGAGGGAGCAGGGGCACACGCCGCTGCTCGTGGCCTGCGACCTCCAGCGCCCCAACGCCGTCAACCAGCTCTCGATCGTCGCCGGCCAGGCCGGGGTGGACGTCTACGCCCCCGAACCCGGCAACGGCATCGGGGACCCGATCCGGGTGGCCGCGGACTCCATCGAGCACGCCCGCCGGACCATGCACGACGTCGTCGTGGTCGACACCGCCGGTCGCCTCGGCATCGACGCCGAGCTGATGGCGCAGGCAGCGGGCATCCGCGATGCCGTCCAGCCCGACGAGACGCTGTTCGTCGTCGACGCGATGATCGGCCAGGACGCCGTGAACACGGCGACGGCGTTCGCCGACGGCGTCGGCTTCAGCGGCGTCGTCCTGACCAAGCTCGACGGCGACGCCCGCGGTGGTGCCGCGTTGTCGGTGCGGTACGTCACCGGTCAGCCGATCATGTTCGCCTCGACCGGCGAGAAGCTCACCGACTTCGACGTCTTCCACCCCGAGCGGATGGCCTCGCGCATCCTCGGCATGGGCGACGTGCTCACCCTGATCGAGCAGGCGGAGAAGACCTTCGACGCCGACCAGGCCGAGCGCATGGCCGGCAAGCTGGCGTCGCGCGAGGGCTTCACGCTCGAGGACTTCCTCGAGCAGATGATGGCCATCCGCAAGATGGGCCCCATCGCCAACCTGCTGGGCATGCTCCCCGGCGCCGGGGCGATGAAGGAGCAGCTCAAGCAGGTCGACGACCGCGACCTCGACCGCACCGCGGCGATCATCCGGTCGATGACGCCGCAGGAGCGCGTCAACTCCAAGATCATCAACGCCTCGCGCCGGGTGCGGATCGCCAACGGGTCCGGCGTCAGCGTCACCGACGTCAACCAGCTGCTCGAGCGGTTCGCCCAGGCCCAGAAGATGATGGGCCAGATGGCCGGCAGCATGGGCCTGCCCGGCATGGGCCCCATGTCGAAGAAGCAGCGCGGGCGGCAGATGCAGGCGCAGTCGAAGAAGGGCAAGAAGGGGAAGGGCGGCAAGAAGGGTGGTCCCGCCCGCCGGCCCGTCGGCGCCCCGGGGCTGCCCCCCGGTGCCGGGTTCCCAGGGGGTGGCATGCCCGGGGGGATGCCGCAGCTGCCGCCGGGTCAGGCGCTACCCGATCTCTCGAAGCTGAACTTCGACCAGTTCAAGGACGACCGGCCGGGCCGGTGAGCGCCATGGCACCGGGGCCGCCGTTCCACCTCGCCGGTGTGGTGCTCCCCGAGGGGGAGCACCGCGACCTCTGGGTGCGCGAGGGCCGGTTCAGCTTCGAGCGCGTCCCCGGTGCCGAGACGATCAGCACGGGCGGCTGGCTGATCCCCGGCCTCGTCGACGCCCACTGCCACGTCGGCATCGGTGTCGGCGGTGCGCACGTGCACGACCTGGACGGGCTGCGGCAGCAGGCGCTCGACGAGCGCGCGGCCGGCGTGCTCGCGCTGCGCGACTGCGGCTCACCCGTCGACACCCGGATCCTGGACGACGAGCCGGACCTGCCGCGGATCATCCGGGCGGGGCGGCACATCGCACGGCCCCGGCGCTACATCCCCCACCTCGGCATCGAGCTGGAGCCCGAGGACCTGAGCGCCGAGGTGCGCGTGCAGGCCGGCCGCGGCGACGGCTGGGTCAAGCTGGTGGGCGACTGGATCGACCGCTCCGTCGGCGACCTGGCGCCGGAGTGGCCGCCCGACGTGCTGGCGGCCGCCATCGCCGCCGCGCACGAGGCCGGCGCCCGGGTCACCGCGCACACCTTCGGCACCGACGCGCTGCCCGACCTCATCGCCGCGGGCATCGACTGCATCGAGCACGGCACCGGCCTGACCGAGGACCTCATCGGCGAGATGGCGAGGCGGGGGACGGCCGTCGTCCCGACGCTGGTGAACGTCGAGAACTTTCCGGGCTTCGCCGCGGCGGGGGAGGAGAAGTTCCCGTCCTACGCGAGCACGATGCGGCGGCTGTACGCGAACTCGGGCGCCGTCGTCCGTGCGGCGTTCGAGGCGGGCGTCCCCGTGTTCGCCGGCACCGACGCCGGCGGCGGCATCGAGCACGGCCGGATCGGCGACGAGGTCCGCGCCCTGCACGAGGCCGGGTTGCCCGCCGAGGCGGCGCTGGCCGCGGCGTCGTGGTCGGCCCGGGCCTGGCTCGGCCTGCCGTGCATCGAGGAGGGCGCGCCGGCCGACGTCGTCGTCTACGACCGTGATCCCCGCGTCGACCTCGACGTCCTCGCCCGGCCCCGTCTCACCCTCCTGCGCGGCCGCGTCGTCGCTTAGGTTGCCGGCGTGCGGGACTACAACTGGATCGCCATCGGCGGCGGGTTCACGATGGACGACGACGCGACGCGCATGCATGCGTTCATGCGCAACGCCGGGAAGGCGCAGCGACTGCTCGATGCTGCGGACGCCGACCTCGAGGCGTGGCGCGACGCGGCAGGGATCGACGCGATACACCTGGTGCTGGAAACCGATTCGGACGCGAGCGAGCCGGAGATCGACCCCATGCCGGTCGGCGAGGACCGCGTGCAGGTGTACGCGGTGCGGGCACCATGGTTGGTGGACGACTTCGTGGACGAAGACATGGGCGCATGGCAGCTCGTCGTCCACGTCGTCGCGGTCCTGATGACCATCCACCGCGAGACGGGGCTGCCCCTGCCCGCGTTCCGCCTCGGTGCCGGGGAGTACGTCATCGGGTGACGCCCTCCGGGCTGTCGGGAAACCGCTTCCGCCCGCCTGGGAGACTTCTTCCGTGCTGTTGCGGATGTCGACCCTGTTCCTGCGAACCCTGCGTGACGACCCGGCCGACGCCGAGGTCCCGAGCCACCGGCTGCTCGCGCGCGGCGGGTACATCCGCCGGGCCGCACCCGGTGGGTTCACCTGGCTCCCGCTGGGCTTCCGCGTGTTCCGCAACGTCGAGCGCATCGTCCGCGAGGAGATGGACGCGATGGGCGCGCAGGAGGTCCACTTCCCGGCGCTGCTGCCCCGCGAGCCCTACGAGGCGACCGGCCGGTGGACCGAGTACGGCCCCAACCTCTTCCGCCTGCAGGACCGGCGGGGCAACGACTTCCTGCTCGGCCCCACGCACGAGGAGATGTTCACGCTCCTGGTGAAGGACCTCTACGGCTCCTACAAGGACCTGCCGCTCTCGCTGTACCAGATCCAGACGAAGTACCGGGACGAAGCGCGGCCGCGGGCCGGGCTCTTCCGCGGGCGCGAGTTCACGATGAAGGACAGCTACTCCTTCGACGTCGACGACGCCGGGCTGGACCGCTCCTACGCCGCGCACCGCGCCGCCTACATCCGGATCTTCGACCGGCTCGGCCTGGACTACGTGATCGTCTCGGCGATGTCCGGTGCGATGGGCGGGTCCAAGAGCGAGGAGTTCCTGCACCCGACGTCGATCGGCGAGGACACCTTCGCCCGCTCGCCCGGCGGCTACGCGGCGAACGTGGAGGCCGTCTCCACCGTCGTCCCCGAGGCGATCCCGTTCGACGGGCTGCCGGAGGCGCACGTCGAGGACACCCCCGACACCCCGACCATCGAGACGCTGGTCGCCGTCGCGCAGGAGATGTTCCCCGACGCCGGGTACACCGCCGCGTCGACGCTGAAGAACGTCGTCGTCACCCTCGTGCAGCCCGACGGCAGCCGCGAACCGCTGGTCATCGGTCTGCCCGGCGACCGCGAGGTCGACGCCAAGCGGCTGGAGGCGCAACTCGCCCCGGCCGAGGTCGAGCCGTTCACCGACTTCGCCGGCAACCCGGCCCTCGTCAAGGGCTACATCGGACCGCAGGTGCTCGGCAGCGAGAGCGAGTCGAAGATCCGCTACCTGGTCGATCCCCGGGTCGTCCCCGGCACCCGCTGGATCACCGGCGCGAACGAGTCCGGCAAGCACGTGTTCGACCTCGTGGCGGGGCGGGACTTCACCTGGGACGGCGTCATCGAGGCGGCCGAGGTGCTGCCCGGAGACCCCGCGCCCGACGGCTCCGGGCCGCTGGAGCTCGCCCGCGGCGTGGAGATGGGCCACATCTTCCAGCTCGGCCGCAAGTACGCCCAGGCCCTCGACCTCAAGGTGCTCGACGAGAACGGCAAGCTGGTCACGGTGACCATGGGGTCCTACGGCATCGGGGTCTCCCGCGCCGTCGCGGCGATCGCCGAGTCCACGCACGACGAGCTGGGCCTGGTCTGGCCCCGCGAGGTCGCCCCGGCCGACGTGCACGTCGTCGCCACGGGCAAGGACGCGGCCGTGTTCGAGGCCGCCGAGTCCCTGGCGGCCGAGCTCGTGGCCGCCGGTCTCACCGTGCTCTACGACGACCGGCCGAAGGTCTCCCCAGGCGTGAAGTTCAGGGACGCCGAGCTGCTCGGTATGCCGACGATCGTCACGGTCGGCAGGGGCCTCGCCGAGGGCGTCATCGAGGTGCGCGACCGGAGGACCGGCGAACGCGAGGAGGTGCCCGTCGCCGAGGCGGGTGCCCGCGTGCTCGCCGCCGTCCGCGGCTGACGCCGGGGGCCGGACGGCGCCCCCACACCGTCTGGCACAATGGCGGGTCGAACACGGCGGTGGCGGCCCTCTCACCGTTTCCGGCCGTGTCCATCGCTCCGCCCCGGCGTACCCCCACACGCCGCTCCGGCGAGCAACCACACAGCGTTCGAGGAGTACACCACCCACCGTGGCCACCAAGATCAAGCTCATGCGCCTGGGCAAGATGCGCGCGCCGTACTACCGCATCGTCGTCGCCGACGCCCGGACCAAGCGTGACGGCCGCTCGATCGAGACGATCGGCAAGTACCACCCGAAGGAGGACCCCTCCTTCATCGAGGTCGACGCCGAGCGCGCTGCCTACTGGCTCGGCGTCGGCGCCCAGCCGACCGAGGCCGTCGCCGCCATCCTCCGGGTGACCGGCGACTGGCAGAAGTTCAAGGGCGAGCCGGCCCCCGCCCCGATGCGGGTCGCCGAGCCCAAGCCGGACAAGAAGGCCCTCTACGAGGCCGCCGTCCGCGCCGGCATGGACGAGCCGACCAACGAGGCGACCACCGCCAAGAAGAAGGCCGCTCCCAAGAAGGCCGCCGCTGCCGACGAGGCACCGGCCGCCGAGGCTGCGCCCGAGGCACCCGCCGCGGACGCCGCCGCAGAGACGCCCGCCGAGTAAGACGTGCTGGAAGACGCGCTCGAGCACCTGGTCAAGGGCATCGTCGACCACCCGGAAGACGTGACCGTCGACCTGCTCACCAACCGTCGCGGCAAGACCCTCGAGATCCGGGTCCACCCCGACGATCTCGGCAAGGTCATCGGCCGGGGCGGGCGCACCGCCAAGGCGCTGC from Blastococcus colisei harbors:
- a CDS encoding P-II family nitrogen regulator, which codes for MKLVTAIVKPFKLDDVKNALELIGVAGLTVSEVQGFGRQRGHTEVYRGAEYQVDFVPKVRIEVVVSELDAARVVDAVVEAASTGQIGDGKVWVTTIDEIVRVRTGERGEDAV
- a CDS encoding [protein-PII] uridylyltransferase → MNAARTRCEGDTLNPLALPGLTRSERVDAVDTWLGGLLADAVAGTPPPGPRRGSGGRGMEQLPTGTDGVALVAVGSLGRRELPPHGDLDLVLVHEGRPEIAAIADALWYPVWDAGLRLDHSVRSVSEAVAVASTDVKAGLGLLDVRLVAGDAELAARLRTATLASWRQAAWKLLPQLRDLRRDRARRLGELAFLLEPDLKEAYGGLREGQVLRAVAAAQLGDEPGAEPDQAYAFLLDVRDELRRRTGRPHDVLIRQEQRPVSVALGLADEDALLREVSLAGRRLAFVADETWRRVEAALVRRPRGRYRRVRREPLAEGVVRQGDEVVLAQGAKPVADSGLLLRAAAAAARADLLLSPYTLKVLAVHSPPVPEPWPAEVRWSFLRLLASGRAAVPVLEQLDQEGLLVRLLPEWDRIRSLPQRHPFHRYTVDRHLIEAAAAAAELTRDVDRPDLLLVAALLHDIGKGRPGDHSEVGAPIAAGIGARMGFSDPDVATLATLVRHHLLLPATATRRDIDDPATIDRVAATIGHDSAVLHLLHALAQADGAATSASAWSPWKAHLVAALVARVQAKLGGSPVPDAEPVLHPAEAQVTARPLGVAGAEGAVTVGIEDVADGQQVTIGAPDRPGLLSTCAGVLALNQLDVRAAKMSVADGYGTSVFAVRPRFGRAPVPEILADAVRAALEGTLPLADRLRQREADYRQDDGRTAPPRISWHNSEVSGAATGIVEVRAADRAGLLYRLTAAIAREGLDVTSARIETLGADAVDCFYVCNPSGSPVEPEQRRRVDDALVSATVGVGVAGGFGKADTPGGFR
- a CDS encoding ammonium transporter, with protein sequence MVNTGDTAWILTSAALVLLMTPGLALFYGGMVRAKSVLNMMMMSFGALALISVLWVLYGYSVAFGDDVGLGLLGNPAEFFGLAGLMEDTTSADGGLPAMAFVGFQAVFAIITVALISGAIADRARFGAWMVFAGVWATIVYFPVAHWVFDFTLTDDGTVTHTGGWIANDLAAIDFAGGTAVHINAGAAGLALALVLGRRRGFGREAMRPHNLPLVMIGAGLLWFGWFGFNGGSALAANNTASVAWVNTLVATAAATLGWLLVEKLRDGHSTSLGAASGVVAGLVAITPACSSVSPIGAIVVGAVAGALCALAVGLKYRLGYDDSLDVVGVHLVGGLWGTIAVGFLATAEAPAGIDGLLYGGGVDQLWRQAVGAVAVLAFSFVLTLAIGIVIQKTMGFRIPEEDEVTGIDTVVHAESGYDFASLGSSGSTAPPAGQARATSADMARNTERTLA
- the ffh gene encoding signal recognition particle protein, whose amino-acid sequence is MFETLSDRLDKVFTGLRGKGRLTDADIDATAREIRIALLEADVALPVVRAFIGSVKERARGAEVSGALNPAQQVIKVVNEELVGILGGETRRIRLAKQSPTVIMLAGLQGSGKTTLAGKLGRWLREQGHTPLLVACDLQRPNAVNQLSIVAGQAGVDVYAPEPGNGIGDPIRVAADSIEHARRTMHDVVVVDTAGRLGIDAELMAQAAGIRDAVQPDETLFVVDAMIGQDAVNTATAFADGVGFSGVVLTKLDGDARGGAALSVRYVTGQPIMFASTGEKLTDFDVFHPERMASRILGMGDVLTLIEQAEKTFDADQAERMAGKLASREGFTLEDFLEQMMAIRKMGPIANLLGMLPGAGAMKEQLKQVDDRDLDRTAAIIRSMTPQERVNSKIINASRRVRIANGSGVSVTDVNQLLERFAQAQKMMGQMAGSMGLPGMGPMSKKQRGRQMQAQSKKGKKGKGGKKGGPARRPVGAPGLPPGAGFPGGGMPGGMPQLPPGQALPDLSKLNFDQFKDDRPGR
- a CDS encoding proline--tRNA ligase; translated protein: MLLRMSTLFLRTLRDDPADAEVPSHRLLARGGYIRRAAPGGFTWLPLGFRVFRNVERIVREEMDAMGAQEVHFPALLPREPYEATGRWTEYGPNLFRLQDRRGNDFLLGPTHEEMFTLLVKDLYGSYKDLPLSLYQIQTKYRDEARPRAGLFRGREFTMKDSYSFDVDDAGLDRSYAAHRAAYIRIFDRLGLDYVIVSAMSGAMGGSKSEEFLHPTSIGEDTFARSPGGYAANVEAVSTVVPEAIPFDGLPEAHVEDTPDTPTIETLVAVAQEMFPDAGYTAASTLKNVVVTLVQPDGSREPLVIGLPGDREVDAKRLEAQLAPAEVEPFTDFAGNPALVKGYIGPQVLGSESESKIRYLVDPRVVPGTRWITGANESGKHVFDLVAGRDFTWDGVIEAAEVLPGDPAPDGSGPLELARGVEMGHIFQLGRKYAQALDLKVLDENGKLVTVTMGSYGIGVSRAVAAIAESTHDELGLVWPREVAPADVHVVATGKDAAVFEAAESLAAELVAAGLTVLYDDRPKVSPGVKFRDAELLGMPTIVTVGRGLAEGVIEVRDRRTGEREEVPVAEAGARVLAAVRG
- a CDS encoding RNA-binding protein; the encoded protein is MLEDALEHLVKGIVDHPEDVTVDLLTNRRGKTLEIRVHPDDLGKVIGRGGRTAKALRQVMTGVGGRGLRVDVVDTDGR
- a CDS encoding amidohydrolase family protein; amino-acid sequence: MAPGPPFHLAGVVLPEGEHRDLWVREGRFSFERVPGAETISTGGWLIPGLVDAHCHVGIGVGGAHVHDLDGLRQQALDERAAGVLALRDCGSPVDTRILDDEPDLPRIIRAGRHIARPRRYIPHLGIELEPEDLSAEVRVQAGRGDGWVKLVGDWIDRSVGDLAPEWPPDVLAAAIAAAHEAGARVTAHTFGTDALPDLIAAGIDCIEHGTGLTEDLIGEMARRGTAVVPTLVNVENFPGFAAAGEEKFPSYASTMRRLYANSGAVVRAAFEAGVPVFAGTDAGGGIEHGRIGDEVRALHEAGLPAEAALAAASWSARAWLGLPCIEEGAPADVVVYDRDPRVDLDVLARPRLTLLRGRVVA
- the rpsP gene encoding 30S ribosomal protein S16, with amino-acid sequence MATKIKLMRLGKMRAPYYRIVVADARTKRDGRSIETIGKYHPKEDPSFIEVDAERAAYWLGVGAQPTEAVAAILRVTGDWQKFKGEPAPAPMRVAEPKPDKKALYEAAVRAGMDEPTNEATTAKKKAAPKKAAAADEAPAAEAAPEAPAADAAAETPAE